The following coding sequences are from one Aggregicoccus sp. 17bor-14 window:
- a CDS encoding general secretion pathway protein GspE produces the protein METGARRMLGEILLERGVLSRAQLHLGLVHHHQTRVPLGLALVREHVCSEADVLTALSEQLGVPWVDLEREPLDPALTRLIPARLARQHRVVPLRLEREDKEVLHVALPAPASVVAIDDVRAASGKPRVVPHLASEVGLAHALRELYGLDAQPEPPAPELARASEAPVLLYGWPAVTAVLISRKLARHGYAARVATPLEVLHSRPSDLVLAPLQAMEGLLVGELRIQGSIVVHAPPDDASVERAQALGAKGLLAHPTDEELLLRAIGRVRPPG, from the coding sequence ATGGAGACCGGTGCGCGACGCATGCTCGGGGAGATCCTCCTGGAGCGGGGGGTGCTCAGCCGCGCCCAGCTCCACCTGGGGCTCGTGCACCACCACCAGACCCGCGTCCCGCTGGGCCTGGCGCTCGTGCGGGAGCACGTCTGCTCGGAGGCTGACGTGCTCACGGCCCTCTCCGAGCAGCTCGGCGTGCCGTGGGTGGACCTCGAGCGCGAGCCGCTGGACCCCGCGCTGACCCGGCTCATCCCGGCCCGGCTCGCGCGCCAGCACCGCGTGGTGCCCCTGCGCCTGGAGCGAGAGGACAAGGAGGTGCTGCACGTGGCCCTGCCGGCCCCCGCGTCGGTGGTGGCCATCGACGACGTGCGCGCCGCCTCGGGCAAGCCGCGCGTCGTGCCCCACCTCGCGTCGGAGGTGGGCCTGGCTCACGCGCTGCGCGAGCTCTACGGCCTCGACGCTCAGCCCGAGCCCCCGGCCCCGGAGCTCGCGCGCGCCTCCGAGGCCCCCGTGCTGCTCTACGGCTGGCCGGCCGTCACCGCGGTGCTCATCTCGCGCAAGCTCGCGCGCCACGGGTACGCGGCGCGGGTGGCGACGCCGCTCGAGGTGCTCCACTCCCGGCCCTCGGATCTCGTGCTCGCGCCCCTGCAGGCCATGGAGGGGCTCCTGGTGGGGGAGCTGCGAATCCAGGGCTCCATCGTCGTCCACGCGCCCCCGGACGATGCCTCCGTCGAGCGGGCCCAGGCGCTCGGCGCGAAGGGGCTCCTCGCCCACCCCACGGACGAGGAGCTGCTGCTGCGCGCCATCGGCCGGGTGCGCCCCCCGGGCTAA
- a CDS encoding DUF302 domain-containing protein, whose product MTPHMTSIDVQVRRLSVVSSRPFDEVVARLTATIGRPDFRAFSEALHAAGSEAELEQRVGAAVGPSNLMEFARFDAGAVLRKEQGTPTPRILRLLVGNPLIMKEMARSAPDAAAYAPVTLLVDERADGVHLSYDSMESLLAPYGSQAALAVARDLDREVEQLLDAAAR is encoded by the coding sequence GTGACGCCCCACATGACCTCCATCGACGTGCAGGTGCGCAGGCTCAGCGTCGTCTCGTCCCGCCCCTTCGACGAGGTGGTGGCGCGGCTCACGGCCACCATCGGCCGCCCGGACTTCCGGGCCTTCAGCGAGGCGCTGCACGCGGCAGGGAGCGAGGCGGAGCTGGAACAGCGGGTGGGCGCGGCCGTCGGCCCCTCGAACCTGATGGAGTTCGCCCGCTTCGATGCAGGCGCGGTCCTGCGCAAGGAGCAGGGCACGCCGACGCCGCGCATTCTGCGCCTCCTCGTGGGCAATCCGCTCATCATGAAGGAGATGGCCCGCAGCGCGCCGGACGCCGCGGCCTACGCGCCCGTCACCCTCCTCGTGGACGAGCGCGCGGACGGCGTGCACCTGTCCTACGACTCGATGGAGAGCCTGCTCGCGCCCTACGGCAGCCAGGCCGCGCTCGCGGTCGCCCGGGACCTGGACCGCGAGGTCGAGCAGTTGCTCGACGCGGCCGCGCGGTGA
- a CDS encoding nitrilase-related carbon-nitrogen hydrolase, translating to MTVVKAAAVQLSPVLYSREGTVAKVVRKIHELGEQGVQFATFPETIIPYYPYFSFVQTPVQNLAGPEQRRLIEQSVTVPSAATNALGEAARAARMVVSIGVNERDGGTLYNTQLLFDSDGTLLQRRRKLSPTYHERMIWGQGDGSGLRAVDTKVARIGQLACWEHYNPLARYALMADGEQIHSAMYPGSIFGDLFTQQTEVNVRQHALESGCFVVCATAWLDKDQQAQILKDTGAPNVGPISGGCFTAIVAPDSTLLGEPLRSGEGVVVAELDFTRIDKRKLIMDSRGHYARPELLSLLIDRTPTAYVHDRAEQGRHVPEQGAVELLSTVA from the coding sequence GTGACCGTCGTCAAAGCCGCCGCCGTGCAGCTCTCCCCCGTGCTCTACAGCCGCGAGGGCACCGTGGCGAAGGTGGTGCGCAAGATCCACGAGCTCGGGGAGCAGGGGGTGCAGTTCGCCACCTTCCCGGAGACCATCATCCCCTACTACCCGTACTTCTCCTTCGTGCAGACCCCGGTGCAGAACCTCGCCGGCCCCGAGCAGCGCAGGCTCATCGAGCAGTCGGTGACGGTGCCGTCCGCCGCCACCAACGCGCTGGGCGAGGCGGCCCGCGCGGCGCGGATGGTCGTGTCCATCGGGGTGAACGAGCGCGACGGCGGGACGCTCTACAACACGCAGCTGCTCTTCGACTCGGACGGCACGTTGCTGCAGCGGCGCCGCAAGCTCTCCCCCACGTACCACGAGCGGATGATCTGGGGTCAGGGCGATGGATCGGGCTTGCGCGCCGTGGACACCAAGGTGGCTCGCATCGGGCAGCTCGCGTGCTGGGAGCACTACAACCCGCTCGCGCGCTATGCCCTGATGGCCGACGGCGAGCAGATCCACTCCGCCATGTACCCGGGCTCCATCTTCGGAGACCTCTTCACGCAGCAGACCGAGGTCAACGTCCGCCAGCACGCGCTGGAGTCCGGCTGCTTCGTGGTCTGCGCCACGGCCTGGCTCGACAAGGACCAGCAGGCGCAGATCCTGAAGGACACCGGCGCCCCCAACGTCGGCCCCATCTCCGGCGGCTGCTTCACCGCGATCGTCGCTCCCGACAGCACCCTGCTGGGCGAGCCCCTGCGCTCGGGCGAGGGCGTGGTCGTCGCGGAGCTCGACTTCACGCGCATCGACAAGCGCAAGCTGATCATGGACTCGCGCGGCCACTACGCCCGGCCCGAGCTGCTCAGCCTCCTCATCGACCGCACCCCCACCGCCTACGTCCACGATCGCGCCGAGCAGGGACGGCACGTCCCCGAGCAGGGCGCCGTGGAGCTGCTCTCCACCGTGGCCTGA
- a CDS encoding NAD(P)/FAD-dependent oxidoreductase, with protein MDFEVVVIGSGQAGIPLAVRLARGGKQVLLAERGALGGTCVNTGCTPTKTLVASARAAHVARSAGRLGVHAEAVRVDFPAVIARKDAIVRSWHEGIDRRLASAGARLRLVRGHARLTGGHGVEVAGEQHTGQVVVLNVGARPVEPPIRGLGEVPWLDNHRVMELRALPSHLVVVGGGYVGCEFAQLYRRLGAAVTLIEPGPHLLGREDVEVSQALEGVFREEGITVVFGARVEEVSGGAERVSVRLSGGRSVEGSHLLVATGRRPNTADLGCEAAGVALDARGFVQVDDHYATSAAGVYAVGDCVGGPQFTHSAWDDHRLLFEILAGRRERGRKDRLVPHTAYTDPQVAGVGLTEREAKARGVPYEAASTPFESVARALETDERAGLLKVLIDPASERILGASIVGAEAGELIHVFAALMQARAPARALVDMEAVHPSFAEGVQAVVMALPRYALS; from the coding sequence ATGGACTTCGAGGTGGTCGTCATCGGGAGCGGTCAAGCCGGCATTCCCCTCGCCGTCCGGCTGGCGCGCGGCGGCAAGCAGGTGCTGCTCGCGGAGCGCGGCGCGCTCGGCGGCACCTGCGTGAACACGGGCTGCACGCCCACCAAGACGCTCGTCGCGAGCGCGCGCGCCGCGCACGTGGCCCGCAGCGCAGGCCGGCTCGGCGTCCACGCGGAGGCCGTGCGGGTGGACTTCCCGGCGGTCATCGCGCGCAAGGACGCCATCGTGCGCAGCTGGCACGAGGGGATCGACCGCCGCCTCGCCTCTGCGGGCGCACGCCTGCGGCTCGTGCGCGGCCACGCGCGCCTCACGGGCGGACACGGGGTGGAGGTCGCCGGGGAGCAGCACACGGGCCAGGTGGTGGTGCTGAACGTGGGGGCGCGTCCCGTCGAGCCGCCCATCCGCGGGCTCGGGGAGGTGCCCTGGCTGGACAACCACCGCGTGATGGAGCTGCGGGCGCTGCCCTCCCACCTCGTGGTGGTGGGCGGCGGCTACGTGGGCTGCGAGTTCGCGCAGCTCTACCGCCGGCTCGGCGCCGCGGTGACGCTCATCGAGCCCGGCCCCCACCTGCTCGGCCGCGAGGACGTGGAGGTATCGCAGGCGCTCGAGGGCGTGTTCCGCGAGGAGGGCATCACGGTCGTGTTCGGCGCCCGCGTCGAGGAGGTGTCGGGCGGCGCGGAGCGGGTCTCCGTGCGGCTCTCGGGCGGCCGCAGCGTCGAGGGCTCGCACCTGCTCGTCGCGACCGGGCGCCGGCCGAACACCGCGGACCTGGGGTGCGAGGCCGCGGGCGTGGCGCTGGACGCGCGCGGCTTCGTCCAGGTGGACGACCACTACGCGACGAGCGCCGCGGGCGTGTACGCCGTCGGAGACTGCGTGGGTGGGCCGCAGTTCACCCACTCGGCATGGGACGACCACCGGCTGCTCTTCGAGATCCTCGCCGGGCGGCGCGAGCGGGGCCGCAAGGACCGGCTCGTCCCGCACACCGCGTATACGGATCCACAGGTGGCGGGCGTGGGGCTCACCGAGCGCGAGGCGAAGGCGCGCGGCGTCCCCTACGAGGCGGCGAGCACCCCGTTCGAGAGCGTGGCGAGGGCCCTCGAGACGGACGAGCGCGCGGGCCTGCTCAAGGTGCTGATCGACCCCGCGAGCGAGCGCATCCTCGGCGCCTCCATCGTGGGCGCGGAGGCCGGAGAGCTCATCCACGTCTTCGCCGCGCTGATGCAGGCGCGCGCTCCCGCACGCGCGCTCGTGGACATGGAGGCCGTGCACCCCTCGTTCGCCGAGGGCGTGCAGGCCGTGGTGATGGCGCTGCCCCGCTACGCGCTGTCGTGA
- a CDS encoding MOSC and FAD-binding oxidoreductase domain-containing protein yields the protein MARLHSVNVGLPRDVPWEGRTVHTGVWKAPVNGRRTVRRLNIEGDGQGDLGGHGGEHRAVLVYQLGSYRYWEQLLGRAPFTPGQFGENFTVEGLADDEVCIGDRYRIGTALFEVSQPRVTCFRLGLRMGEPRMAALVVAHHRPGFYLRVLEEGEVGAGDEIEQVAVGPERMSVAQVDALLYLPGHAREDLLRALRIGALSPGWRGSFQALLDAEASGATGGNTGLAPGSGPPPAWTGFRPLRIARIAQESHSISSFELEAEDGSALPAALPGQFVVLRLWPQPGAPPLLRSYSLSGEPGAPRYRVSVKREPHGAGSAFLFEHCGVGARLEVSAPRGAFTLRAGEGPVALLSAGVGATPVLAMLHALVQQRSPREVWWLFGARDRGDHPFVDEARRLVAALARGRAHVRYSRPGAQDRLGQDYDAAGRWTADAVQALGVPRAADFYLCGPPAFLEALGAGLAAWGVARERIHEEVFGAGASLTPGIAPTAARPVHAPVGPAGTGPTVSFTRSGLAVPWSPRFASLLELAEACDVPVRWSCRTGVCHTCESGLVSGAVSYAPEPLDPPAAGSVLPCCATPTADVVLDL from the coding sequence ATGGCACGGCTGCACTCGGTGAACGTGGGGCTGCCCCGGGACGTGCCCTGGGAGGGCCGCACCGTGCACACGGGCGTGTGGAAGGCGCCCGTCAACGGACGCAGGACGGTGCGGCGCCTCAACATCGAGGGTGATGGCCAGGGCGACCTCGGGGGCCACGGCGGCGAGCACCGCGCGGTGCTCGTCTACCAGCTCGGCTCCTACCGGTACTGGGAGCAGCTGCTGGGTCGCGCGCCCTTCACCCCGGGGCAGTTCGGCGAGAACTTCACCGTCGAGGGGCTCGCGGACGACGAGGTGTGCATCGGCGACCGCTACCGCATCGGAACGGCGCTCTTCGAGGTCTCGCAGCCGCGCGTCACCTGCTTCCGCCTCGGACTGCGCATGGGAGAGCCCCGCATGGCCGCCCTGGTCGTGGCGCACCACCGGCCGGGCTTCTACCTGCGCGTGCTCGAGGAGGGCGAGGTCGGGGCGGGCGATGAGATCGAGCAGGTGGCCGTGGGCCCCGAGCGCATGAGCGTGGCACAGGTGGACGCGCTCCTGTACCTGCCCGGCCACGCACGCGAGGACCTCCTGCGCGCGCTGCGCATCGGCGCGCTGAGTCCCGGCTGGCGGGGTTCCTTCCAGGCGCTGCTCGACGCCGAGGCGAGCGGAGCCACGGGCGGCAACACCGGGCTCGCGCCGGGCTCGGGGCCGCCCCCCGCGTGGACGGGCTTTCGCCCGCTGCGCATCGCGCGCATCGCGCAGGAGAGCCACAGCATCAGCTCCTTCGAGCTCGAGGCGGAGGACGGCAGCGCCCTGCCCGCGGCGCTGCCGGGCCAGTTCGTCGTGCTGCGGCTGTGGCCCCAGCCCGGCGCGCCGCCCCTGCTGCGCAGCTACTCCCTCTCGGGCGAGCCCGGTGCCCCGCGCTACCGGGTGAGCGTGAAGCGCGAGCCCCACGGCGCGGGCAGCGCCTTCCTCTTCGAGCACTGCGGCGTGGGCGCGCGGCTCGAGGTCAGCGCGCCGCGCGGCGCCTTCACCCTGCGCGCGGGCGAGGGCCCCGTCGCGCTGCTCAGCGCGGGCGTCGGCGCGACGCCGGTGCTCGCCATGCTCCACGCGCTCGTGCAGCAGCGCTCGCCGCGCGAGGTGTGGTGGCTGTTCGGCGCGCGCGACCGCGGCGACCACCCCTTCGTGGACGAGGCGCGGCGGCTCGTCGCGGCGCTCGCGCGCGGCCGCGCCCACGTCCGCTACAGTCGGCCCGGTGCGCAGGACCGGCTCGGCCAGGACTACGACGCGGCCGGCCGCTGGACGGCGGACGCCGTGCAGGCGCTCGGCGTGCCGCGCGCCGCGGACTTCTACCTCTGCGGTCCGCCGGCCTTCCTCGAGGCGCTCGGCGCGGGGCTCGCGGCCTGGGGGGTCGCGCGCGAGCGCATCCACGAGGAGGTGTTCGGAGCCGGCGCCTCGCTCACGCCGGGCATCGCGCCCACGGCCGCTCGCCCCGTGCACGCTCCGGTGGGGCCGGCGGGGACCGGGCCCACGGTCTCGTTCACCCGCAGCGGCCTCGCGGTGCCCTGGAGCCCGCGCTTCGCGAGCCTCCTCGAGCTCGCGGAGGCCTGCGACGTGCCGGTGCGCTGGTCCTGCCGCACCGGCGTCTGCCACACCTGCGAGAGCGGGCTCGTCTCGGGGGCAGTCTCGTACGCGCCCGAGCCGCTCGACCCTCCCGCGGCCGGGAGCGTGCTCCCCTGCTGCGCCACGCCCACCGCGGACGTGGTGCTCGATCTCTGA
- a CDS encoding redoxin domain-containing protein, whose amino-acid sequence MRPDIVPGAVFPDYQLSDHTAKRRHLSELQGADPMVLVLSRGSYCPKDRRQHEGLVQLHRELEVSYCRLVTISTDNLTETNEFRTGVGAHWPFLSDAGRSIQKDLDIAEYTDPLHNPMVPHVFVLEPGLVIHTIYNGYWYLGRPTVEELRQDLRAVTRKCRRDWDLADPELQAAWKAGRKELFHPYGKPYVQTLREQDG is encoded by the coding sequence ATGCGACCTGACATCGTTCCGGGTGCCGTCTTCCCGGACTACCAGCTCTCGGACCACACGGCGAAGCGCAGGCACCTCTCCGAGCTGCAGGGAGCGGACCCCATGGTGCTGGTCCTCAGCCGCGGCAGCTACTGCCCGAAGGACCGCCGGCAGCACGAGGGGCTCGTCCAGCTCCACCGCGAGCTGGAGGTCTCCTACTGCCGGCTCGTCACCATCAGCACCGACAACCTCACCGAGACGAACGAGTTCCGCACCGGCGTGGGGGCGCACTGGCCCTTCCTCTCGGATGCCGGGCGCAGCATCCAGAAGGACCTGGACATCGCGGAGTACACCGACCCGCTGCACAACCCCATGGTCCCGCACGTGTTCGTGCTCGAGCCGGGCCTCGTCATCCACACGATCTACAACGGCTACTGGTACCTGGGCCGCCCCACCGTCGAGGAGCTGCGCCAGGACCTGCGCGCGGTCACCCGCAAGTGCCGCCGCGACTGGGACCTCGCCGACCCCGAGCTCCAGGCCGCGTGGAAGGCGGGACGCAAGGAGCTCTTCCATCCTTACGGCAAGCCGTACGTCCAGACGCTGCGCGAGCAGGACGGGTGA